The following proteins are co-located in the Xiphophorus maculatus strain JP 163 A chromosome 24, X_maculatus-5.0-male, whole genome shotgun sequence genome:
- the LOC102238366 gene encoding BCL-6 corepressor-like isoform X3, producing the protein MNPLAALSIDRNALVGESIRPHGGLIYPGIHPLSAQKPQDAGASLRLGYDLLYKPAVPLLEGQKSVNGCAELYKNSPQGLQKPLLVSAAEGNSLGLNPRSLPVEKQSEGSLNGAGNFLRLPWISPYMDASMYPFLDMAYKTSLLSASPFTQQQLAYQSLCATGSNTPGDERLFFISPYSPAHIASSLAHPIRMSSVNLTRAVLSPRPHSQDKTLQGFGAQLPQELSAFSTSSQTRQESQMQMQHSECQREVKACQSGSTKSAVSSGTHVNSSPVSQPPTSVPQSTADPQKHLYKKATSPSLPASHPFYLASQRSRSTNSGSSNTKDSNYKAETHSTRAKTSPGTAVPQKATKKLEGKANPAEELEEFPNKFPSKAPAVASLEYLQPSRYRAGANQKQDLKEGRSLPISSLTKTSDHEMTSGVITDHNICSQTTSSAVDTTRNQQESPVPTESVGQVTSIPSPASSGQCPASTSKPEWPKVSTADSVKGSKGETCSRKQSKNPSKPDSKESQPDPSQYQQFNPENKNSSNQIHRDSYLPHSLGYANRYVPYSVAESLSMQRMTTKGHVFPHPLLLGNSNFYQSHGLPYGILPYQSSDKMASMSNCPGLENKDPNHNLSKIHSKTRDEEQFMNQKRQDGSRGHKNDDENEKTMKPASKAAPDKAQSAARDDVVCIDLVREEENDNNCNPLMEVPHKQGTSGGNQFKGKKSWLPEGTHWIQKAEQSRSSLPQTPSSCNVSPLPCSSQELSEEEKPESPFPDIPEELTMQCARTSSWQFSRDSKASGGDATVTPGVVSKEAKPESSSKCDGPQQGPPENPISLVPNGGEGSSGETKRTIINPKTPAFVGGDLSESPGSTSKGLVSNDSSPQVPSWSVLNSRFPTEKVTNSRPSLYLSIDPKDPTCTTDRSPNVGGSSGSNVGLNEPRIFSCSPGENRNSVVSSCGNGIEPFGNSENHNATWPSFSLRAPAFGKTSPTSGNAALDGLILFPNSNRRLSSSGSFTEGPSGPNLLATDGVHSNLTPHVDKDLLIKASCTNEGKNLQDTATLLEDDPEDSDSCRNRQSSFSKKMTNSPDCVGSHLKDMTSDLLSDVSEQSALQRAMLQFSELELREGGGRGEEEEEELADGQQEAGRRDEEEDEEEERKNREEGGGERRGTPSAAAKTLRGLNPSCSLKHRLYRHTEPLPVLQERDDHQIQPFGSGAPFQGNRLALRSSPNIPMSRRRIFSLEPFHQSSIISSRQKRGRGEAGGDEGGTGSPTKRVRVTNDSILDDVKKLKVRIELNGLRLNKPRPPGELSQWLPSGDKSTELEGKLSPERSEVNGSWSEPRFLRRDAATVFHQAPPSLTSMTSMTSTRLQDKPPTAGESLKVCAPPSSFPGDRHLFRFHGDGLDAPKGKRPFKMKHSLGAERDEGGSDDEERSGKVSQLDASKSPDQNPASPETQQSARPVPPEVRRLIVNKNVGETLLQRAARLGYQEVVLYCLERRLCDVNHRDNAGYCALHEACACGWLGIVRLLIGHGADVNCGSQDGTRPLHDAVENDHLEVVRFLLACGADPTLTTYSGRGPLSMTHSAAMETFLEDYLSDIQGRSEGDPGICWEFHGSSVCEPTYEGGAYNILADPPGPDEDEEDEEEDMEEENRVRREVFEFELSDRPLLPCYNIQVAPSQGWIL; encoded by the exons ATGAACCCCCTAGCAGCTCTCAGCATTGACCGAAACGCTCTGGTGGGGGAAAGTATCCGCCCCCATGGAGGACTCATCTACCCGGGTATCCACCCTCTTTCTGCGCAGAAGCCCCAGGATGCTGGTGCCTCCCTGCGACTTGGCTATGACCTCCTGTATAAGCCAGCTGTACCCCTTCTGGAAGGCCAGAAGTCTGTCAATGGATGTGCTGAACTATATAAAAACTCACCTCAAGGGCTGCAGAAGCCTCTGCTTGTCTCTGCTGCAGAAGGGAACAGCCTGGGGTTGAACCCCCGGTCTCTGCCTGTGGAGAAGCAGTCAGAGGGGAGTCTGAACGGTGCTGGTAACTTTCTCAGGTTGCCTTGGATTAGCCCGTACATGGACGCTTCAATGTACCCCTTCCTGGACATGGCGTACAAGACGTCCCTCTTGTCTGCATCGCCCTTCACCCAGCAGCAGCTGGCGTATCAGTCGCTATGTGCCACTGGAAGTAACACGCCTGGAGATGAAAGACTTTTCTTCATTTCTCCGTACTCTCCGGCTCATATTGCCTCCTCGCTGGCTCATCCCATCAGGATGTCCTCAGTCAACCTCACGCGGGCCGTCCTCTCACCCCGGCCCCACAGCCAGGACAAGACCTTGCAGGGCTTTGGAGCACAGTTGCCTCAAGAACTTTCTGCTTTCAGCACCAGTTCTCAGACTCGCCAAGAGTCCCAGATGCAGATGCAGCATTCTGAGTGTCAGCGTGAAGTAAAGGCGTGTCAGTCCGGCTCTACCAAGAGCGCCGTCAGCAGTGGCACTCACGTTAACTCATCTCCAGTGTCCCAACCACCCACCTCAGTTCCTCAGTCCACTGCAGACCCTCAGAAGCATCTTTACAAGAAGGCCACTTCACCctcacttcctgcttcacaTCCCTTCTACCTGGCCTCCCAGCGCAGCCGCTCCACCAACTCAGGTAGCAGTAATACCAAAGACTCCAACTATAAAGCTGAAACTCACTCAACACGTGCAAAGACGTCACCAGGCACCGCTGTACCTCAGAAAGCTACCAAAAAGCTGGAAGGAAAAGCAAATCCTGCTGAAGAGTTGGAGGAATTCCCAAATAAATTCCCATCCAAAGCGCCGGCTGTGGCCAGTTTGGAGTATTTACAACCATCTCGCTACCGGGCAGGAGCCAATCAGAAGCAAGACCTCAAAGAGGGGCGATCTCTACCCATTAGCTCTTTGACAAAGACCTCAGATCATGAAATGACCTCTGGGGTTATCACTGACCATAACATTTGCTCCCAAACTACAAGTAGTGCAGTGGACACTACTCGGAATCAGCAGGAATCTCCAGTTCCAACTGAATCTGTGGGGCAGGTAACCAGTATTCCCAGTCCAGCATCTTCTGGACAATGTCCTGCCTCCACATCAAAACCTGAATGGCCCAAAGTCTCTACTGCTGATTCTGTAAAAGGCAGCAAAGGGGAAACTTGCTCTAGGAAACAGAGTAAAAATCCTTCCAAGCCCGACTCTAAAGAGAGCCAACCGGATCCGTCACAGTACCAACAGTTCAacccagaaaacaaaaactcctcCAACCAAATTCATAGGGACTCTTACCTACCTCATAGTTTAGGTTATGCTAACCGCTACGTCCCTTACTCTGTCGCTGAGAGTCTGTCAATGCAGCGAATGACAACTAAGGGCCACGTCTTCCCCCATCCACTCTTGCTTGGCAACAGCAACTTTTACCAGTCACATGGCCTCCCGTATGGAATATTACCTTACCAGAGCTCAGATAAGATGGCCTCCATGTCTAACTGTCCAGGTCTCGAAAACAAAGATCCAAATCATAATTTGTCTAAGATCCATAGTAAAACCAGAGATGAAGAACAATTCATGAATCAGAAAAGGCAGGACGGTAGCCGTGGTCACAAGAACGACGACGAGAATGAAAAAACCATGAAACCAGCTTCAAAAGCAGCGCCAGATAAAGCCCAGTCTGCTGCCAGGGACGATGTAGTTTGCATTGATTTGGTACGTGAGGAGGAAAATGACAACAACTGCAACCCTCTCATGGAAGTTCCCCATAAACAGGGAACCAGTGGAGGGAACCAGTTCAAAGGTAAGAAGTCATGGCTTCCAGAAGGAACTCATTGGATCCAGAAGGCAGAGCAGAGTCGGAGCTCACTACCCCAGACTCCATCCAGCTGTAATGTTTCACCGCTACCTTGTAGTAGTCAAGAACTCTCAGAAGAGGAGAAACCAGAAAGTCCATTTCCAGACATCCCAGAAGAGCTGACAATGCAATGTGCACGAACATCCTCTTGGCAGTTCTCCAGAGACTCTAAAGCTTCTGGTGGCGATGCCACAGTGACACCAGGAGTTGTTTCAAAGGAAGCAAAGCCTGAATCTTCAAGTAAATGTGACGGCCCTCAACAAGGCCCTCCAGAAAATCCAATCTCATTGGTTCCCAACGGTGGTGAAGGTAGTTCTGGTGAAACAAAACGTACAATCATCAATCCAAAGACTCCAGCTTTTGTTGGTGGAGATCTGTCTGAAAGTCCAGGTTCCACCAGTAAGGGACTGGTTTCTAATGATTCCAGTCCTCAGGTCCCATCGTGGAGCGTGTTAAATTCCAGATTCCCAACTGAGAAAGTCACAAACTCTCGGCCTTCCCTGTATCTGAGCATCGACCCCAAAGACCCAACATGTACCACAGACAGAAGTCCAAATGTTGGGGGATCAAGTGGCTCTAATGTCGGTTTGAATGAACCCAGAATTTTCAGTTGTTCGCCTGGTGAAAATAGAAACTCTGTTGTTTCAAGCTGTGGAAACGGCATTGAACCGTTTGGTAACAGTGAGAACCACAACGCTACATGGCCCAGTTTCAGCTTGAGGGCTCCGGCTTTTGGAAAAACCAGCCCAACCAGTGGGAATGCCGCCTTAGATGGCCTCATCTTGTTCCCAAACAGTAACCGCAGGCTCTCCTCATCTGGAAGTTTCACTGAAGGCCCTTCTGGTCCGAACCTTTTGGCTACCGATGGAGTTCACAGTAACCTGACCCCACATGTTGACAAAGACCTTCTCATCAAGGCCAGCTGTACAAATGAAGGGAAGAATTTGCAGGATACTGCAACTCTCCTGGAAGATGATCCTGAAGACTCTGATAGCTGCAGAAACAGGCAGTCAAGCTTCAGCAAGAAGATGACAAACTCCCCTGACTGTGTGGGCAGCCATCTTAAAgacatgacctctgacctcctctCTGATGTCAGCGAGCAAAGTGCTCTACAG CGCGCCATGCTGCAGTTCTCTGAGCTGGAGctgagggagggaggaggaagaggagaggaggaggaggaggagctggcaGACGGCCAGCAGGAAGCTGGAAGAAGGGATgaagaagaggatgaggaggaggagaggaagaacagagaggagggaggaggggagCGGAGAGGAACTCCCTCTGCAGCCGCCAAGACTCTGAGAG GTTTAAATCCGTCCTGCTCTCTCAAACATCGCCTGTACCGCCACACAGAGCCACTTCCTGTCCTCCAGGAGAGGGACGACCATCAGATCCAGCCGTTTGGGTCCGGAGCTCCGTTCCAGGGGAACCGGCTCGCTCTGCGGTCCAGTCCAAACATCCCCATGAGCCGGCGGCGAATCTTCAGCCTGGAGCCGTTTCATCAGAGCAGCATCATCAGCAGCCGCCAGAAGAGAGGGAGGGGCGAGGCGGGAGGGGACGAGGGCGGGACAGGAAGTCCAACCAAGAGAGTCAGAGTCACCAACG ACTCGATTCTGGACGACGTGAAGAAGCTGAAGGTCCGCATCGAGTTAAACGGCCTGCGACTTAACAAGCCCCGCCCACCCGGAGAGCTCAGCCAATGGCTGCCCTCTGGGGACAAATCCACAGAGCTGGAAGGGAAGTTGTCGCCtgagaggtcagaggtgaacGGCAGCTGGAGCGAGCCCAGGTTCCTGAGGCGGGACGCTGCGACAG TTTTCCACCAGGCTCCTCCATCGCTGACCTCCATGACCTCCATGACCTCGACCCGACTGCAGGACAAACCTCCGACGGCCGGGGAGAGCCTGAAGGTCTGCGCTCCTCCATCTTCCTTCCCGGGCGACCGTCACCTGTTCCGTTTCCATGGTGACGGCCTCGACGCGCCGAAGGGCAAACGTCCCTTCAAGATGAAGCACTCTCTGGGGGCGGAGCGAGACGAAGGAGGAAGTGATGATGAGGAGCGGAGCGGGAAG GTCTCCCAGTTGGACGCCTCCAAGTCCCCCGATCAGAACCCCGCCTCTCCAGAGACCCAGCAGTCGGCTCGGCCCGTCCCTCCGGAGGTCCGGCGCCTCATCGTGAACAAAAACGTCGGGGAGACGCTGCTGCAGCGCGCCGCGCGGCTGGGCTACCAG GAGGTGGTGCTGTACTGCCTGGAGCGCCGGCTGTGTGACGTGAACCACAGAGACAACGCCGGGTACTGCGCCCTGCATGAGGCCTGCGCCTGCGGCTGGCTGGGCATCGTACGGCTGCTGATCGGACACGGCGCCGACGTCAACTGCGGCTCTCAGGACGGAACCAG GCCGCTTCACGACGCCGTGGAAAACGACCATTTGGAGGTGGTCCGCTTCCTGCTGGCCTGCGGCGCCGACCCGACCCTCACCACGTACTCTGGGCGCGGGCCGCTCAGCATGACCCACAGCGCTGCCATGGAAACCTTCCTGGAGG ACTATCTGTCTGACATCCAGGGAAGGTCGGAGGGCGATCCGGGAATCTGCTGGGAGTTTCACGGCAGCTCTGTGTGCG AGCCGACTTACGAAGGAGGAGCCTACAACATCCTGGCCGACCCGCCTGGACcggatgaggatgaggaggatgaagaggaggacatggaggaggagaaccGGGTCAGGAGGGAGGTGTTCGAGTTCGAGCTTTCGGACCGGCCTCTGCTCCCGTGTTACAACATCCAGGTGGCGCCGTCACAGGG CTGGATCCTGTAA
- the LOC102238366 gene encoding BCL-6 corepressor-like isoform X2, which yields MNPLAALSIDRNALVGESIRPHGGLIYPGIHPLSAQKPQDAGASLRLGYDLLYKPAVPLLEGQKSVNGCAELYKNSPQGLQKPLLVSAAEGNSLGLNPRSLPVEKQSEGSLNGAGNFLRLPWISPYMDASMYPFLDMAYKTSLLSASPFTQQQLAYQSLCATGSNTPGDERLFFISPYSPAHIASSLAHPIRMSSVNLTRAVLSPRPHSQDKTLQGFGAQLPQELSAFSTSSQTRQESQMQMQHSECQREVKACQSGSTKSAVSSGTHVNSSPVSQPPTSVPQSTADPQKHLYKKATSPSLPASHPFYLASQRSRSTNSGSSNTKDSNYKAETHSTRAKTSPGTAVPQKATKKLEGKANPAEELEEFPNKFPSKAPAVASLEYLQPSRYRAGANQKQDLKEGRSLPISSLTKTSDHEMTSGVITDHNICSQTTSSAVDTTRNQQESPVPTESVGQVTSIPSPASSGQCPASTSKPEWPKVSTADSVKGSKGETCSRKQSKNPSKPDSKESQPDPSQYQQFNPENKNSSNQIHRDSYLPHSLGYANRYVPYSVAESLSMQRMTTKGHVFPHPLLLGNSNFYQSHGLPYGILPYQSSDKMASMSNCPGLENKDPNHNLSKIHSKTRDEEQFMNQKRQDGSRGHKNDDENEKTMKPASKAAPDKAQSAARDDVVCIDLVREEENDNNCNPLMEVPHKQGTSGGNQFKGKKSWLPEGTHWIQKAEQSRSSLPQTPSSCNVSPLPCSSQELSEEEKPESPFPDIPEELTMQCARTSSWQFSRDSKASGGDATVTPGVVSKEAKPESSSKCDGPQQGPPENPISLVPNGGEGSSGETKRTIINPKTPAFVGGDLSESPGSTSKGLVSNDSSPQVPSWSVLNSRFPTEKVTNSRPSLYLSIDPKDPTCTTDRSPNVGGSSGSNVGLNEPRIFSCSPGENRNSVVSSCGNGIEPFGNSENHNATWPSFSLRAPAFGKTSPTSGNAALDGLILFPNSNRRLSSSGSFTEGPSGPNLLATDGVHSNLTPHVDKDLLIKASCTNEGKNLQDTATLLEDDPEDSDSCRNRQSSFSKKMTNSPDCVGSHLKDMTSDLLSDVSEQSALQRAMLQFSELELREGGGRGEEEEEELADGQQEAGRRDEEEDEEEERKNREEGGGERRGTPSAAAKTLRGLNPSCSLKHRLYRHTEPLPVLQERDDHQIQPFGSGAPFQGNRLALRSSPNIPMSRRRIFSLEPFHQSSIISSRQKRGRGEAGGDEGGTGSPTKRVRVTNDSILDDVKKLKVRIELNGLRLNKPRPPGELSQWLPSGDKSTELEGKLSPERSEVNGSWSEPRFLRRDAATVFHQAPPSLTSMTSMTSTRLQDKPPTAGESLKVCAPPSSFPGDRHLFRFHGDGLDAPKGKRPFKMKHSLGAERDEGGSDDEERSGKVSQLDASKSPDQNPASPETQQSARPVPPEVRRLIVNKNVGETLLQRAARLGYQEVVLYCLERRLCDVNHRDNAGYCALHEACACGWLGIVRLLIGHGADVNCGSQDGTRPLHDAVENDHLEVVRFLLACGADPTLTTYSGRGPLSMTHSAAMETFLEDYLSDIQGRSEGDPGICWEFHGSSVCEPTYEGGAYNILADPPGPDEDEEDEEEDMEEENRVRREVFEFELSDRPLLPCYNIQVAPSQGHQLGCRKRLRKEKRKERRREKKERRRKKTRERRQRGAG from the exons ATGAACCCCCTAGCAGCTCTCAGCATTGACCGAAACGCTCTGGTGGGGGAAAGTATCCGCCCCCATGGAGGACTCATCTACCCGGGTATCCACCCTCTTTCTGCGCAGAAGCCCCAGGATGCTGGTGCCTCCCTGCGACTTGGCTATGACCTCCTGTATAAGCCAGCTGTACCCCTTCTGGAAGGCCAGAAGTCTGTCAATGGATGTGCTGAACTATATAAAAACTCACCTCAAGGGCTGCAGAAGCCTCTGCTTGTCTCTGCTGCAGAAGGGAACAGCCTGGGGTTGAACCCCCGGTCTCTGCCTGTGGAGAAGCAGTCAGAGGGGAGTCTGAACGGTGCTGGTAACTTTCTCAGGTTGCCTTGGATTAGCCCGTACATGGACGCTTCAATGTACCCCTTCCTGGACATGGCGTACAAGACGTCCCTCTTGTCTGCATCGCCCTTCACCCAGCAGCAGCTGGCGTATCAGTCGCTATGTGCCACTGGAAGTAACACGCCTGGAGATGAAAGACTTTTCTTCATTTCTCCGTACTCTCCGGCTCATATTGCCTCCTCGCTGGCTCATCCCATCAGGATGTCCTCAGTCAACCTCACGCGGGCCGTCCTCTCACCCCGGCCCCACAGCCAGGACAAGACCTTGCAGGGCTTTGGAGCACAGTTGCCTCAAGAACTTTCTGCTTTCAGCACCAGTTCTCAGACTCGCCAAGAGTCCCAGATGCAGATGCAGCATTCTGAGTGTCAGCGTGAAGTAAAGGCGTGTCAGTCCGGCTCTACCAAGAGCGCCGTCAGCAGTGGCACTCACGTTAACTCATCTCCAGTGTCCCAACCACCCACCTCAGTTCCTCAGTCCACTGCAGACCCTCAGAAGCATCTTTACAAGAAGGCCACTTCACCctcacttcctgcttcacaTCCCTTCTACCTGGCCTCCCAGCGCAGCCGCTCCACCAACTCAGGTAGCAGTAATACCAAAGACTCCAACTATAAAGCTGAAACTCACTCAACACGTGCAAAGACGTCACCAGGCACCGCTGTACCTCAGAAAGCTACCAAAAAGCTGGAAGGAAAAGCAAATCCTGCTGAAGAGTTGGAGGAATTCCCAAATAAATTCCCATCCAAAGCGCCGGCTGTGGCCAGTTTGGAGTATTTACAACCATCTCGCTACCGGGCAGGAGCCAATCAGAAGCAAGACCTCAAAGAGGGGCGATCTCTACCCATTAGCTCTTTGACAAAGACCTCAGATCATGAAATGACCTCTGGGGTTATCACTGACCATAACATTTGCTCCCAAACTACAAGTAGTGCAGTGGACACTACTCGGAATCAGCAGGAATCTCCAGTTCCAACTGAATCTGTGGGGCAGGTAACCAGTATTCCCAGTCCAGCATCTTCTGGACAATGTCCTGCCTCCACATCAAAACCTGAATGGCCCAAAGTCTCTACTGCTGATTCTGTAAAAGGCAGCAAAGGGGAAACTTGCTCTAGGAAACAGAGTAAAAATCCTTCCAAGCCCGACTCTAAAGAGAGCCAACCGGATCCGTCACAGTACCAACAGTTCAacccagaaaacaaaaactcctcCAACCAAATTCATAGGGACTCTTACCTACCTCATAGTTTAGGTTATGCTAACCGCTACGTCCCTTACTCTGTCGCTGAGAGTCTGTCAATGCAGCGAATGACAACTAAGGGCCACGTCTTCCCCCATCCACTCTTGCTTGGCAACAGCAACTTTTACCAGTCACATGGCCTCCCGTATGGAATATTACCTTACCAGAGCTCAGATAAGATGGCCTCCATGTCTAACTGTCCAGGTCTCGAAAACAAAGATCCAAATCATAATTTGTCTAAGATCCATAGTAAAACCAGAGATGAAGAACAATTCATGAATCAGAAAAGGCAGGACGGTAGCCGTGGTCACAAGAACGACGACGAGAATGAAAAAACCATGAAACCAGCTTCAAAAGCAGCGCCAGATAAAGCCCAGTCTGCTGCCAGGGACGATGTAGTTTGCATTGATTTGGTACGTGAGGAGGAAAATGACAACAACTGCAACCCTCTCATGGAAGTTCCCCATAAACAGGGAACCAGTGGAGGGAACCAGTTCAAAGGTAAGAAGTCATGGCTTCCAGAAGGAACTCATTGGATCCAGAAGGCAGAGCAGAGTCGGAGCTCACTACCCCAGACTCCATCCAGCTGTAATGTTTCACCGCTACCTTGTAGTAGTCAAGAACTCTCAGAAGAGGAGAAACCAGAAAGTCCATTTCCAGACATCCCAGAAGAGCTGACAATGCAATGTGCACGAACATCCTCTTGGCAGTTCTCCAGAGACTCTAAAGCTTCTGGTGGCGATGCCACAGTGACACCAGGAGTTGTTTCAAAGGAAGCAAAGCCTGAATCTTCAAGTAAATGTGACGGCCCTCAACAAGGCCCTCCAGAAAATCCAATCTCATTGGTTCCCAACGGTGGTGAAGGTAGTTCTGGTGAAACAAAACGTACAATCATCAATCCAAAGACTCCAGCTTTTGTTGGTGGAGATCTGTCTGAAAGTCCAGGTTCCACCAGTAAGGGACTGGTTTCTAATGATTCCAGTCCTCAGGTCCCATCGTGGAGCGTGTTAAATTCCAGATTCCCAACTGAGAAAGTCACAAACTCTCGGCCTTCCCTGTATCTGAGCATCGACCCCAAAGACCCAACATGTACCACAGACAGAAGTCCAAATGTTGGGGGATCAAGTGGCTCTAATGTCGGTTTGAATGAACCCAGAATTTTCAGTTGTTCGCCTGGTGAAAATAGAAACTCTGTTGTTTCAAGCTGTGGAAACGGCATTGAACCGTTTGGTAACAGTGAGAACCACAACGCTACATGGCCCAGTTTCAGCTTGAGGGCTCCGGCTTTTGGAAAAACCAGCCCAACCAGTGGGAATGCCGCCTTAGATGGCCTCATCTTGTTCCCAAACAGTAACCGCAGGCTCTCCTCATCTGGAAGTTTCACTGAAGGCCCTTCTGGTCCGAACCTTTTGGCTACCGATGGAGTTCACAGTAACCTGACCCCACATGTTGACAAAGACCTTCTCATCAAGGCCAGCTGTACAAATGAAGGGAAGAATTTGCAGGATACTGCAACTCTCCTGGAAGATGATCCTGAAGACTCTGATAGCTGCAGAAACAGGCAGTCAAGCTTCAGCAAGAAGATGACAAACTCCCCTGACTGTGTGGGCAGCCATCTTAAAgacatgacctctgacctcctctCTGATGTCAGCGAGCAAAGTGCTCTACAG CGCGCCATGCTGCAGTTCTCTGAGCTGGAGctgagggagggaggaggaagaggagaggaggaggaggaggagctggcaGACGGCCAGCAGGAAGCTGGAAGAAGGGATgaagaagaggatgaggaggaggagaggaagaacagagaggagggaggaggggagCGGAGAGGAACTCCCTCTGCAGCCGCCAAGACTCTGAGAG GTTTAAATCCGTCCTGCTCTCTCAAACATCGCCTGTACCGCCACACAGAGCCACTTCCTGTCCTCCAGGAGAGGGACGACCATCAGATCCAGCCGTTTGGGTCCGGAGCTCCGTTCCAGGGGAACCGGCTCGCTCTGCGGTCCAGTCCAAACATCCCCATGAGCCGGCGGCGAATCTTCAGCCTGGAGCCGTTTCATCAGAGCAGCATCATCAGCAGCCGCCAGAAGAGAGGGAGGGGCGAGGCGGGAGGGGACGAGGGCGGGACAGGAAGTCCAACCAAGAGAGTCAGAGTCACCAACG ACTCGATTCTGGACGACGTGAAGAAGCTGAAGGTCCGCATCGAGTTAAACGGCCTGCGACTTAACAAGCCCCGCCCACCCGGAGAGCTCAGCCAATGGCTGCCCTCTGGGGACAAATCCACAGAGCTGGAAGGGAAGTTGTCGCCtgagaggtcagaggtgaacGGCAGCTGGAGCGAGCCCAGGTTCCTGAGGCGGGACGCTGCGACAG TTTTCCACCAGGCTCCTCCATCGCTGACCTCCATGACCTCCATGACCTCGACCCGACTGCAGGACAAACCTCCGACGGCCGGGGAGAGCCTGAAGGTCTGCGCTCCTCCATCTTCCTTCCCGGGCGACCGTCACCTGTTCCGTTTCCATGGTGACGGCCTCGACGCGCCGAAGGGCAAACGTCCCTTCAAGATGAAGCACTCTCTGGGGGCGGAGCGAGACGAAGGAGGAAGTGATGATGAGGAGCGGAGCGGGAAG GTCTCCCAGTTGGACGCCTCCAAGTCCCCCGATCAGAACCCCGCCTCTCCAGAGACCCAGCAGTCGGCTCGGCCCGTCCCTCCGGAGGTCCGGCGCCTCATCGTGAACAAAAACGTCGGGGAGACGCTGCTGCAGCGCGCCGCGCGGCTGGGCTACCAG GAGGTGGTGCTGTACTGCCTGGAGCGCCGGCTGTGTGACGTGAACCACAGAGACAACGCCGGGTACTGCGCCCTGCATGAGGCCTGCGCCTGCGGCTGGCTGGGCATCGTACGGCTGCTGATCGGACACGGCGCCGACGTCAACTGCGGCTCTCAGGACGGAACCAG GCCGCTTCACGACGCCGTGGAAAACGACCATTTGGAGGTGGTCCGCTTCCTGCTGGCCTGCGGCGCCGACCCGACCCTCACCACGTACTCTGGGCGCGGGCCGCTCAGCATGACCCACAGCGCTGCCATGGAAACCTTCCTGGAGG ACTATCTGTCTGACATCCAGGGAAGGTCGGAGGGCGATCCGGGAATCTGCTGGGAGTTTCACGGCAGCTCTGTGTGCG AGCCGACTTACGAAGGAGGAGCCTACAACATCCTGGCCGACCCGCCTGGACcggatgaggatgaggaggatgaagaggaggacatggaggaggagaaccGGGTCAGGAGGGAGGTGTTCGAGTTCGAGCTTTCGGACCGGCCTCTGCTCCCGTGTTACAACATCCAGGTGGCGCCGTCACAGGG ACACCAATTAGGCTGCAGAAAGAGGCTgaggaaggagaaaaggaaggagaggaggagggagaagaaggagagaaggaggaagaagacgAGGGAGAGGAGGCAGCGCGGGGCGGGGTGA